A stretch of the Mesorhizobium huakuii genome encodes the following:
- a CDS encoding cystathionine beta-lyase, whose protein sequence is MAKDGNEQVSGKMGINTRLAHSGNNPHDYFGFVNPPVVHASTVLFRDAATMAARDQKYTYGTRGTPTTDALAHAIDALEGSAGTILVPSGLAAVTIPLLAFLSAADHLLIVDSVYHPTRNFADTMLKRLGVEVEYYDPHIGAGIAALIKPNTKVVFTESPASNTFEVQDIPAIAKAAHAAGAIVMMDNTWATPLYFRPLDHGVDISIHAATKYPAGHSDVLLGTVSANESHWKQLYESFCTLGCCAGPDDVYQVLRGLRTMGVRLEHHQRSALAIASWLEGQKGVARVLHPALPSHPDYDLWKRDFCGSSGIFSFVMAGGGQKEQHAFLDALQIFGLGYSWGGYESLAVPVWLSDRVIAKGPYDGPLIRLQIGLEDVDDLKADILRGLAAATA, encoded by the coding sequence ATGGCTAAGGACGGCAACGAGCAGGTTTCCGGAAAAATGGGCATCAACACGCGGCTTGCCCATTCGGGCAACAACCCGCACGACTATTTCGGCTTCGTCAATCCGCCTGTCGTGCACGCCTCGACGGTGCTGTTCCGCGATGCCGCGACGATGGCGGCGCGCGATCAGAAATACACTTACGGCACACGCGGTACGCCGACGACGGACGCCCTTGCCCATGCCATTGACGCGCTGGAGGGATCCGCCGGCACGATCCTGGTGCCGTCGGGCCTGGCGGCGGTGACCATTCCGCTGCTCGCCTTCTTATCGGCTGCCGATCATCTGCTGATCGTCGATAGCGTCTACCATCCGACCCGTAATTTCGCCGACACGATGCTGAAGCGGCTCGGCGTCGAGGTGGAATATTATGATCCGCATATCGGCGCTGGTATCGCCGCCCTGATCAAGCCCAACACCAAAGTGGTGTTCACGGAATCGCCGGCCTCCAACACGTTCGAGGTGCAGGATATACCGGCGATCGCCAAGGCGGCGCATGCCGCCGGCGCCATCGTGATGATGGACAACACCTGGGCCACGCCGCTCTATTTCCGGCCGCTCGACCATGGCGTCGACATCTCCATCCACGCGGCGACGAAATACCCGGCAGGCCATTCCGACGTGCTGCTTGGCACGGTCTCGGCCAATGAGAGCCACTGGAAGCAGCTCTACGAGAGCTTTTGCACGCTCGGCTGCTGCGCGGGACCCGACGACGTCTACCAGGTGCTGCGCGGCTTGCGCACGATGGGTGTGCGCCTGGAGCATCATCAGCGCAGCGCGCTTGCCATCGCGTCGTGGCTCGAAGGCCAGAAGGGCGTGGCGCGCGTGCTCCACCCTGCCCTTCCCAGCCATCCGGATTACGATTTGTGGAAGCGCGATTTTTGCGGTTCGAGCGGCATCTTTTCCTTCGTTATGGCCGGCGGCGGCCAGAAGGAGCAGCACGCCTTTCTCGATGCGCTGCAGATTTTCGGCCTCGGCTATTCCTGGGGCGGCTATGAGAGCCTTGCGGTGCCGGTCTGGCTCAGCGACCGTGTCATTGCAAAAGGCCCCTATGACGGTCCGTTGATCCGCCTGCAGATCGGTCTCGAGGATGTCGACGACCTAAAAGCCGACATCCTGCGCGGGCTGGCCGCTGCCACCGCCTGA
- a CDS encoding amino acid ABC transporter substrate-binding protein, with translation MKHIAIGILGAATLGLMASAASATTLDTVKAKGFIQCGVSTGLAGFSAPDDKGDWQGIDADFCRAVAAAVFGDGTKVKFTPLSAKERFTALQSGEVDILSRNTTWTINRDTALGLNFVGTTYYDGQGFMINAKKLPGVNSALQLSGAAVCVQSGTTTELNLADYFKANKMEYNPVVFEKLEEVNAAYDAGRCDVYTTDQSGLYGIRLTLGAPADHVVLPEIISKEPLGPAVRQGDDQWYHIVKWTYFALLDAEELGITKANVDEMKNSPSPEIKRVLGQEADTKIGTDLGVSNDWVVNIVKAVGNYGEMFDRNVGSGSPLKIARGINALWTKGGLQYAPPIR, from the coding sequence ATGAAACATATTGCTATCGGCATTCTTGGCGCCGCTACGCTCGGGCTTATGGCGTCGGCCGCGTCGGCGACGACGCTCGACACCGTCAAGGCGAAGGGCTTCATCCAGTGCGGTGTCTCGACCGGTCTCGCCGGCTTCTCAGCGCCGGACGACAAGGGCGACTGGCAAGGCATCGATGCGGATTTCTGCCGCGCTGTCGCGGCCGCCGTCTTCGGTGACGGCACCAAGGTCAAGTTCACGCCGCTCAGCGCCAAGGAGCGCTTCACCGCGCTGCAGTCCGGCGAGGTCGACATCCTGTCGCGCAACACCACCTGGACCATCAACCGCGACACCGCACTTGGTTTGAATTTCGTCGGCACGACCTACTATGACGGCCAGGGCTTCATGATCAACGCCAAGAAGCTGCCGGGCGTGAATTCGGCGCTCCAGCTCTCCGGCGCCGCCGTCTGCGTACAGAGCGGCACCACCACCGAGCTCAACCTCGCCGACTACTTCAAGGCGAACAAGATGGAGTACAATCCGGTCGTCTTCGAAAAGCTCGAAGAGGTCAACGCCGCCTATGACGCCGGCCGCTGCGACGTCTACACCACCGACCAGTCGGGCCTTTACGGTATCCGCCTGACGCTGGGTGCGCCGGCTGATCACGTCGTGCTGCCCGAGATCATTTCGAAAGAGCCGCTCGGTCCGGCCGTGCGCCAGGGTGACGACCAGTGGTACCACATCGTCAAGTGGACCTATTTCGCGCTGCTCGACGCCGAGGAACTCGGCATCACCAAGGCCAATGTCGACGAGATGAAGAATTCCCCGAGCCCCGAGATCAAGCGGGTGCTCGGCCAGGAAGCGGACACCAAGATCGGCACCGATCTCGGCGTCTCCAACGACTGGGTCGTCAACATCGTCAAGGCCGTCGGCAACTACGGCGAAATGTTCGACCGCAATGTCGGCTCGGGCAGCCCGCTCAAGATCGCCCGCGGCATCAACGCACTGTGGACCAAGGGCGGCTTGCAATACGCTCCGCCGATCCGCTGA
- a CDS encoding amino acid ABC transporter permease yields MASQEVIREGPSGASFINDPKVRSLFFQTLVVIVLFGSVWWIVQNVIDNLQRLHIASGFGFLRGRAGFDISDTPIAYTSDSTYGRAILVGLINTIIVAVAGIITATIIGFVIGIGRLSQNWLIQKICTVYVEVFRNIPPLLVIFFWYSGVLAVLPAPRDSYHLPFGSFLNQRGFYFPRPVWGEGSWLIFVALLVGIAMAWFVARTARQRQMATGQQFPVLWTSIALIVGLPLLAYVLSGFPLSFDLPKQSTFNLTGGFQVKPEFLSLYLALSCYTAAFIAEIVRAGIRGVSKGQTEAAAALGLRSGSILRLVVVPQAMRIVIPPLTSQYLNLTKNSSLAIAIGYPDLTATAGTVLNQTGQAVEGVLIMMIAYLILSLVTSAVMNVVNAKMALVER; encoded by the coding sequence ATGGCATCGCAGGAAGTTATTCGCGAAGGGCCCAGCGGGGCTTCCTTCATTAATGATCCGAAAGTCCGCAGTCTCTTCTTCCAGACGCTGGTCGTCATCGTTCTGTTCGGCTCCGTCTGGTGGATTGTGCAGAATGTCATCGACAATCTGCAGCGCCTGCACATCGCCTCCGGCTTCGGTTTCCTCAGGGGACGCGCCGGATTCGACATCTCGGATACGCCGATCGCCTATACGTCGGACTCGACCTATGGCCGCGCCATCCTTGTCGGCCTGATCAACACCATCATCGTCGCCGTCGCCGGCATCATCACCGCCACCATCATCGGCTTCGTCATCGGCATCGGCCGCCTGTCGCAGAACTGGCTGATCCAGAAGATTTGCACGGTCTATGTCGAGGTCTTCCGCAACATCCCGCCGCTGCTGGTCATCTTCTTCTGGTATTCCGGCGTGCTCGCGGTGCTGCCGGCGCCGCGTGACAGCTATCATCTGCCCTTTGGCTCCTTCCTCAACCAGCGCGGCTTCTACTTTCCCCGCCCGGTCTGGGGCGAGGGCTCCTGGCTGATCTTCGTCGCTCTGCTTGTCGGCATTGCCATGGCATGGTTCGTCGCCCGCACGGCGCGTCAGCGGCAGATGGCGACAGGCCAGCAATTTCCGGTGCTCTGGACCTCGATAGCGCTGATCGTCGGCCTGCCCTTGCTCGCCTACGTGCTGAGCGGCTTTCCGCTGAGCTTTGATCTTCCGAAACAATCGACCTTCAACCTCACCGGCGGCTTTCAGGTCAAGCCGGAGTTCCTGTCGCTCTATCTGGCGCTGTCCTGCTACACGGCGGCCTTCATCGCCGAAATCGTGCGCGCCGGCATCCGGGGTGTCAGCAAGGGCCAGACCGAGGCGGCCGCAGCTCTTGGGCTGCGATCCGGGTCGATCTTGCGGCTGGTTGTCGTGCCGCAGGCCATGCGCATCGTCATTCCGCCACTGACCAGCCAGTATCTCAACCTGACCAAGAACTCGTCGCTGGCGATCGCCATCGGCTATCCGGACCTGACGGCAACGGCGGGTACAGTGCTGAATCAGACGGGACAGGCGGTCGAAGGCGTGCTGATCATGATGATCGCCTATCTCATACTCAGCCTGGTGACCTCGGCCGTCATGAACGTGGTCAACGCCAAGATGGCGCTGGTGGAGAGGTAG